In Rattus rattus isolate New Zealand chromosome 9, Rrattus_CSIRO_v1, whole genome shotgun sequence, a genomic segment contains:
- the Mfsd6l gene encoding major facilitator superfamily domain-containing protein 6-like → MSPNPQWDVPRALGVARLFHLVCGVRDACVTPFLTLYLRQLGVAAPWVGILMGTKHLIAACWTPFCAFLARRYQKRRMFLTGSLLGSAGTSLLMVLVPPADRNLGNHFCNGSSKVTTTVLPLVVTQTVTMTSAQGSVPNYWAGAPSLPGSRHTRALDTSGFPNGSGKTQERTLRGLQTYLVGSVEGARTTAQALNLVTSGLRENSQKGTSGVSNANLSLLPGSTTLGGPVNVSKTQGDIQTHDHTLKGSQWTIILSFGFLVFWELLAAPLEQVADDSLYEYLDFVDAADRNKDLWVWRLLGISAGVCGIAALVEHLECFLVANGPQGVIYFYSYSLVSTLALAVSTAFPVPIDQQQRPSYRAIKALSLVRDDSRLILLAFTVFWIGATTSTVQNFLFWQMKDHGSSDLVMGFSVVLGLLGEILFHPFRTSLLRKLSRVGVLGLGLGCLALQMLYYAFIWSWWSVLPVQILSAISSGALWWAVGASIEDLASSRMERSLNTLFRGHLYESGCSLGSFVGGFVVLRFGVAVLYQACCVVLLLWLAVFLSIQPRLPQEQRINYSKLLAMEGSDSSDSEQGSEGDWLVKAMREEHTDWKG, encoded by the coding sequence ATGAGCCCCAACCCGCAGTGGGACGTCCCCAGGGCACTAGGGGTGGCTAGGCTCTTCCACCTGGTGTGCGGGGTCCGGGATGCCTGTGTGACTCCGTTCCTGACCCTCTACCTGAGGCAACTGGGTGTGGCCGCGCCCTGGGTGGGCATCCTCATGGGAACCAAGCACCTCATCGCTGCCTGCTGGACTCCCTTCTGTGCCTTCCTGGCCAGACGCTACCAGAAAAGGAGAATGTTTCTGACTGGCTCATTGCTGGGCTCCGCAGGCACCAGTCTCCTGATGGTCCTCGTCCCACCAGCGGATAGAAATCTGGGCAACCACTTTTGTAATGGAAGCAGTAAAGTGACCACCACTGTCCTACCACTGGTAGTCACACAAACTGTGACCATGACCTCTGCCCAAGGGTCAGTCCCAAACTATTGGGCAGGAGCACCCAGCCTTCCAGGCAGCAGGCACACCAGAGCCCTGGACACTTCTGGCTTTCCAAATGGATCTGGTAAAACTCAAGAAAGAACGCTTCGTGGTCTGCAGACCTATTTAGTGGGCTCTGTTGAAGGAGCCAGGACCACGGCTCAAGCTCTCAATCTTGTCACTTCCGGGTTGAGAGAGAATTCCCAGAAAGGGACTTCTGGGGTGAGCAATGCTAACCTGAGTCTACTTCCTGGAAGTACAACTCTTGGAGGTCCAGTCAATGTGTCAAAGACTCAGGGGGACATCCAGACCCACGATCACACCTTGAAAGGGTCACAGTGGACCATCATCCTCTCCTTCGGGTTTTTGGTGTTCTGGGAACTGCTGGCAGCTCCTCTGGAGCAGGTGGCAGATGACAGTCTTTATGAATACTTGGATTTTGTAGACGCCGCTGACCGGAACAAAGACTTGTGGGTGTGGAGATTGTTGGGTATATCAGCAGGTGTATGTGGCATCGCAGCCTTGGTGGAGCATCTGGAATGCTTCCTGGTGGCCAATGGTCCTCAGGGTGTGATTTATTTCTACAGCTACTCGCTGGTCAGTACCCTGGCCTTAGCGGTGAGCACTGCTTTTCCTGTTCCCATAGACCAGCAGCAGAGGCCCAGCTACAGAGCCATCAAAGCTCTGTCCCTCGTCAGGGATGACTCCCGCCTCATCCTCCTAGCCTTCACTGTCTTTTGGATAGGAGCCACCACCAGTACTGTGCAGAACTTTCTGTTCTGGCAAATGAAGGACCACGGCAGCAGCGATCTGGTGATGGGTTTCTCAGTGGTTCTCGGCTTGCTAGGAGAAATTCTGTTTCATCCATTCAGAACTTCGTTGCTAAGGAAACTGTCCAGGGTGGgtgtgctggggctggggctgggctgcctGGCCCTGCAGATGCTTTACTACGCCTTCATCTGGAGCTGGTGGTCTGTCCTCCCTGTTCAGATCCTGAGTGCCATCAGCAGTGGGGCTCTGTGGTGGGCTGTGGGGGCCTCCATAGAGGACCTGGCCTCCTCTCGGATGGAGAGGTCTCTGAACACCCTGTTCCGAGGTCACCTTTATGAGAGTGGCTGCAGCCTAGGTAGCTTTGTCGGGGGCTTTGTGGTGCTGCGCTTCGGCGTGGCTGTGCTCTACCAAGCCTGTTGTGTGGTCCTGTTGCTTTGGCTGGCCGTGTTCCTGTCCAtccagcccaggctgccccaAGAGCAGAGGATCAACTACTCAAAGCTGCTAGCTATGGAGGGGAGCGACTCCAGTGACTCTGAGCAGGGGTCCGAAGGGGACTGGCTTGTGAAGGCCATGAGGGAGGAACACACGGACTGGAAGGGCTGA